A region from the Triticum aestivum cultivar Chinese Spring chromosome 3D, IWGSC CS RefSeq v2.1, whole genome shotgun sequence genome encodes:
- the LOC123076297 gene encoding mitogen-activated protein kinase kinase kinase 17: MDVAVAKQLRRIRTLGRGASGAVVWLASDEASGELLAVKSAGAGGAAQLEREGSVLTGLCSPHIIPCLGSRAAECGEYQLFLEFAPGGSLADEAARSGGCLPEPAIRAYAGDVARGLEYLHARSLVHGDVKARNVVIGGDGRARLTDFGCARAVDSLLPMGGTPAFMAPEVARVEEQGPASDVWALGCTVVEMATGRAPWSDMNDLLAAVHRIGYTAAVPEVPGWLSAEAKDFLDGCFRRQPSDRSTAAQLLDHPFVASAAAAGDYKAAPAKQQYTSPKSTLQDALWDSDTDDEADEMSATPAERIGALACGNSALPDWDSDDGWIDVCDEVHRVPDSPPADAGYDLVWPEESDAEREPFAVAADDSNDIPRNAVVTDSSIWQDSYVRPVHLGSCRNQFHPFQSDGDENLRFDRRCNKDRVMEFIFLLKISK, translated from the exons ATGGATGTCGCCGTGGCGAAGCAACTCAGGCGGATCCGCACGCTGGGACGCGGCGCGTCCGGCGCCGTCGTGTGGCTTGCGTCCGACGAAGCCTCCGGAGAGCTCCTGGCCGTCAAGTCCGCCGGCGCCGGTGGCGCGGCGCAGCTGGAGCGCGAGGGCAGCGTGCTCACCGGGCTCTGCTCGCCGCACATCATCCCCTGCCTCGGCTCCCGCGCCGCGGAGTGCGGCGAGTACCAGCTCTTCCTCGAGTTCGCGCCCGGCGGCTCGCTCGCGGATGAGGCCGCCAGGAGCGGGGGCTGCCTCCCGGAGCCCGCCATCCGGGCGTACGCAGGGGACGTGGCCAGGGGGCTGGAGTACCTCCATGCGAGGTCGCTGGTCCACGGGGACGTGAAGGCACGGAACGTGGTGATCGGCGGCGACGGCCGCGCCAGGCTGACGGACTTCGGCTGCGCGAGGGCCGTGGACTCCCTGCTCCCGATGGGCGGCACGCCCGCGTTCATGGCGCCCGAGGTCGCGCGCGTCGAGGAGCAGGGGCCGGCGTCCGACGTGTGGGCGCTCGGCTGCACCGTCGTCGAGATGGCCACTGGCCGCGCGCCATGGAGCGACATGAACGATCTGCTCGCGGCCGTGCACCGGATCGGGTACACGGCCGCCGTGCCGGAGGTGCCGGGGTGGCTCTCGGCGGAGGCCAAGGACTTCTTGGACGGATGCTTCAGGAGACAGCCCAGCGACCGGTCCACGGCAGCGCAGCTCTTGGATCACCCATTCGTTGcttccgccgctgccgccggcgactATAAGGCTGCGCCGGCGAAGCAACAATACACGTCTCCCAAGAGCACACTGCAGGACGCACTCTGGGACTCGGACACCGACGACGAGGCGGACGAGATGTCGGCGACGCCGGCCGAGAGGATCGGGGCATTGGCCTGCGGCAACTCGGCCCTGCCGGACTGGGACTCGGACGACGGCTGGATCGACGTGTGCGACGAGGTCCACAGAGTCCCCGACTCGCCGCCGGCCGACGCGGGTTACGACCTCGTTTGGCCCGAAGAATCTGACGCAGAGCGCGAGCCGTTCGCGGTTGCTGCTGACGACAGCAACGACATCCCGCGCAATGCAGTGGTGACCGACTCCTCCATTTGGCAGGACAGTTACGTGCGCCCTGTGCATTTAGGCAGCTGTAGAAATCAATTTCACCCGTTTCAGTCTGACGGGGATGAAAACTTGAGATTTGATCGTCGTTGTAACAAAGACAGAGTAATGGAATTCATTTTTTTGCTCAAAATCTCAAA GTGA